In the Ignavibacteria bacterium genome, one interval contains:
- the dacB gene encoding D-alanyl-D-alanine carboxypeptidase/D-alanyl-D-alanine-endopeptidase, with amino-acid sequence MRNFKQLFLLSFVLLQATVSAQNFQTPAFNKFNSSRIAEFWQQIDDIFNDPNFNSANWGVVVKSLETGEYLYKRNEDKLMVPASNLKLFTTSAGLLLLGKNYRYKTNLYMNGNLEGSILKGDLIIQGSGDPTISGRFHEEDPYKVYNDWADTLLSRGIEEITGNLIGDDKLFDENGLGEGWSWDYETYWYSASTSAISFNDNCVDIIIKPTEAGKQASLSILPETKYVTIINKVVTVPKDTPTDIDVYRERGTNIITVFGKISENSEEFKTYSTVNNPTQFSLIVLKDILKKKGIVIRGYATDIDEENVSLDYSKMKKIFTHYSVPLSEIVRVINKNSQNFYAEQLLKTIGLTKYGFGSIENGVKAVKNLLREMGINSEDMIMADGSGLSRLDLVTPRQIVDLLNYMYKNETFSVFYQTLPVAGIDGSLARRMLRSKAENNVRAKTGYLGGVRSLCGFVHTADNEPVAFSIIVNNYIVPATLADNLQDLVCLRLANFSRK; translated from the coding sequence ATGAGAAACTTTAAGCAGCTATTTCTTTTAAGCTTTGTGCTTCTGCAGGCTACAGTCTCTGCACAGAATTTTCAGACGCCCGCTTTTAATAAGTTTAATTCATCGCGGATTGCGGAATTCTGGCAGCAGATTGACGATATCTTCAACGACCCTAACTTTAACAGCGCAAACTGGGGCGTCGTCGTTAAATCCCTCGAAACCGGGGAATACCTGTATAAAAGAAATGAAGACAAACTAATGGTCCCGGCCAGCAACCTGAAGCTCTTTACTACTTCTGCAGGACTGCTTCTTTTGGGGAAAAACTACAGGTATAAGACTAACCTTTATATGAACGGTAACCTCGAGGGCTCAATCCTCAAAGGAGACCTCATAATTCAGGGCTCGGGCGACCCCACAATCTCAGGGCGATTCCATGAGGAGGATCCATATAAGGTCTATAACGACTGGGCCGATACACTCCTTTCGCGCGGAATTGAGGAAATTACAGGAAACCTCATCGGCGACGATAAGCTCTTTGACGAAAACGGACTCGGCGAAGGCTGGTCGTGGGATTATGAAACCTACTGGTACTCTGCTTCAACCAGCGCTATCAGCTTTAACGACAACTGCGTCGATATTATCATTAAACCGACTGAAGCAGGCAAACAGGCCTCGCTCAGTATTCTGCCTGAGACTAAGTACGTTACTATTATTAATAAGGTCGTTACTGTGCCTAAGGATACCCCCACGGATATCGACGTCTACCGCGAACGCGGCACAAACATTATTACAGTCTTTGGCAAAATAAGCGAAAACTCAGAGGAGTTTAAGACTTATTCTACGGTAAATAATCCCACACAGTTTTCTTTGATCGTTCTTAAGGATATATTAAAGAAAAAGGGTATTGTTATCCGGGGCTACGCTACAGATATAGACGAGGAAAATGTAAGCCTCGACTATTCAAAAATGAAAAAGATTTTCACCCACTATTCTGTTCCGCTTTCTGAAATAGTCAGGGTGATAAATAAAAACAGCCAGAACTTTTATGCCGAACAGCTCCTTAAGACAATAGGCCTCACTAAATACGGCTTCGGCTCTATTGAAAACGGCGTTAAGGCCGTTAAAAACCTATTGAGGGAAATGGGCATAAACTCTGAAGATATGATCATGGCCGACGGCTCGGGACTCTCGCGCCTGGACCTCGTGACACCAAGACAGATCGTGGACCTGTTGAACTATATGTATAAAAATGAGACTTTCTCTGTATTCTACCAGACTCTGCCTGTAGCCGGAATCGACGGCTCGCTGGCGCGCAGAATGCTGAGGTCAAAAGCTGAAAATAACGTAAGGGCTAAGACCGGATACTTAGGCGGCGTTAGATCTCTCTGCGGCTTTGTGCATACCGCGGATAACGAACCGGTAGCCTTTTCTATTATTGTAAATAACTATATTGTCCCTGCTACTCTGGCCGATAACCTGCAGGACCTGGTCTGTTTGAGGCTGGCCAACTTTTCAAGAAAATAA